The Mycobacterium avium subsp. avium genomic sequence GCCCGGCGGTATTTCCATGCCCGACTTGATGATCTCGAGCAGGGCTCCGCGCCCGGAGATGAACGTCTCGTGGTCGATGACCGCCTTGTTGACGTCGTCGTAGCGGCTCAGCGCGTAGAAGTCGTGCTGTTCGTTGTAGTACAGCGGCGCCTCTTCCCGAATCCGGGCGAACACCGGATAGGGGTTCATGTTGAGGTCGATGTTGTAGGGGTCGTAGTACAGGTCGGATTCGGTGGGGGCGGTGGGCACGGTCATCAGAACTCCGTCGGGGCTGCAGGGCTGTTCAGCTGAATGGGACCGACGCCGTCGGCGCCGGGCTGCACGATTTCGATGTCGAATGTCGCGGTGTAAGCGAAGTGCTCATGACTTCGCCGACGTCGTTGTGGCTCCCTGCGGCGATCTCGGCAGGCATGACTTGCTCAGCGGTCATCAGTTTCCCGTCGGCCCGTTGCGACAACGCAGTTACACTAGCACAGGCAAATGTAACGCCAGCCGTGCTCACTCACCCCCCGCTGGGCAGTAGGTGGGGCGGCTCATCTCGCGTCCCGTCGACCGGGTGAGGCGCGTCAGACCACGCGGCCGCCCGCACATTGGCGACAGGAATGCTGTTGAAGCAGCGCGATTTCTACCGCTGGGTCCCTCACGCCATCCTCTTGCTCCAGGATTGATCCCAACGATCGATCGACGCCACCTCATCAAGCGGTTTGCGCCGCACCGCGTGGTGCCCGCCCTTGGGCCAGCCCACCGTGAGCAGAGTCGCGATGAGCCAGTCGTCAGGGATTGCGACCATCGACCGCAGCTGATCCTCGCAGGACCCGTGCCACAGGGTGATCGCCGCGCCCAGGCCTTGCGCCCGCGCCGCCAGCAGGAAGTTCTGGACGGCGGGAAAGATCGACCCTCCCTGCTGTAGTTCGGTGGTTCCCCGCTGCGGCTGGACACAGAACAGCACCAGCACGGGCGCCGCGCCTCCGACGCTCATGTGCTCAGCCATCGCGCGCAGCACGCGCGACTTGGGGTCGTCAGCCTCGTCCTCGGGCATTGAAAGCCGATAGAACTCGGTCATGACGTCCCATGTCTTGTGAGCCGCCGCCGTGACCACGTCGCGCAGAGCGCTCGATCTCAGCACCACAAACTTCCACGGCTGCTGGTTGCCGCCGGACGGAGCCCAACTCGCCGCACGCAGACAAGCGTCGACGGCCTCGTCGGAGACGGGTTCGTCGCGATAGCGCCGTACCGCCGACGCGGTCCGCATGACCTCCCACAGATCCACCGATGCGGGCGGGACCGGTTGAGCGCTCACAGCTTCGCCTTTGCGGGCAGCACGCCCCGCCAGGTTCCACCGCGCACGGGACCGGTGACCAACGGCAGATCGAGGGTGGACAGCAAACCAACTGGTGCGGCCATCACCGCGGGGATGGCATTGAGTTCGCGCATAACCGTCGCGTAGGTCAGGCCGCGCATGTTGTCCCCGCGGCCGTGCATCTCGATGTCGACGGTGTAGGTGGGCAGGCCGTCCACGATGACCCGGTAGCCACCGAGCGGTGATGGATGCCGCGGCCAATCCGGCGCGGCACCGTCGCCCATTCGGGTGATGTGTTCCAGCACAACGCGTTCCTCTCCACCGACCATTCCGGCGAGCTTGAATCGCATTCCTCCCATGGTTCCCGGTTCGATCCACCCCGACGCCACTTCGTAACGCTCTGTCGCCAACCATTTCTCGATCGTCGTCTCGACGCGATCGAGCGGCAGGCCAACACCATCCGCGACCAGATGCACGGTGGGTCCCCACAACGCGGCGAGGCGGTTCGGGTCGAAGAGCGGCGCGGGATGATCGGGGGTATGCCCAAACCCCATGAAGTCGAACATGATGTCAGGTTGACGGATCGGGCCGTAATCGAGCATCTCGAGCATGGTGATGCCGTCGACACGGCTGCTGAAGCCCGTCATCGTCAGCGCGATCACATCGTTGGCCCAGCCCGGATCGACACCGCTGTTGAAAAAGCTGGTGCCGCCCTCCGCGCAGGCCGCCTCGAGCAGTTCGACGGTTTCCCGGTCGGCAGCGGGCGGATAACACATGGGCACCAACGAGGTACACACCACGTGCTTGCCAGCGCGCAGGCAGCGCGCGATGTCCACCGCCGCGTCGTGGTAGCGATAGTCACCCGACGCGAAGTAAGCCACCACGTCGGCGTCCACCGATAGTGCGGCCC encodes the following:
- a CDS encoding nitroreductase family protein; amino-acid sequence: MRTASAVRRYRDEPVSDEAVDACLRAASWAPSGGNQQPWKFVVLRSSALRDVVTAAAHKTWDVMTEFYRLSMPEDEADDPKSRVLRAMAEHMSVGGAAPVLVLFCVQPQRGTTELQQGGSIFPAVQNFLLAARAQGLGAAITLWHGSCEDQLRSMVAIPDDWLIATLLTVGWPKGGHHAVRRKPLDEVASIDRWDQSWSKRMA
- a CDS encoding NAD(P)H-dependent amine dehydrogenase family protein; protein product: MILWGPGQVGIGALRALIAHPGLELAGVVVHAEAKDGKDAGDLCGMPATGVIATRDIGAALSVDADVVAYFASGDYRYHDAAVDIARCLRAGKHVVCTSLVPMCYPPAADRETVELLEAACAEGGTSFFNSGVDPGWANDVIALTMTGFSSRVDGITMLEMLDYGPIRQPDIMFDFMGFGHTPDHPAPLFDPNRLAALWGPTVHLVADGVGLPLDRVETTIEKWLATERYEVASGWIEPGTMGGMRFKLAGMVGGEERVVLEHITRMGDGAAPDWPRHPSPLGGYRVIVDGLPTYTVDIEMHGRGDNMRGLTYATVMRELNAIPAVMAAPVGLLSTLDLPLVTGPVRGGTWRGVLPAKAKL